From a region of the Thermoleophilaceae bacterium genome:
- a CDS encoding methylenetetrahydrofolate reductase — translation MTNQLNTVWPVDLIRRIQDGQGEFLLFALTPPRLATDRERAQAIADTTVARLRPLGLDGLILYDIDDESERNAAERPFPFMPTLDPADYLADHLGTWSTPVIVYRAVGKYAPEDLRSWLSAQDPAKVMTVLVGAASRTANARTSLADAQALRREVNPSLALGGVAIPERHSRRDDEHLRLLAKQDAGCRFFVTQVVYDLNAAKNLISDYHYECEARGIAAAPFVFTFSVCGSMKTLEFLRWLGVDVPRWIENDLKHAADPLEASHQQALATATELMAYCRTLGVPFGINVESVSIRRVEIEAAVQLAQELRTQLKP, via the coding sequence ACCAGCTCAATACTGTCTGGCCTGTGGACCTGATCCGGCGCATTCAGGACGGCCAGGGCGAGTTTCTGCTCTTCGCCTTGACTCCGCCGCGTCTCGCGACGGATCGCGAACGTGCCCAAGCGATCGCCGACACAACAGTCGCTCGGCTTCGCCCGCTGGGCCTGGACGGCCTGATCCTTTACGACATTGACGACGAATCCGAGCGGAATGCCGCCGAACGGCCCTTTCCGTTCATGCCGACCCTGGACCCCGCCGATTACCTCGCCGATCACCTCGGGACATGGTCAACACCGGTCATCGTGTACCGCGCCGTCGGCAAGTACGCCCCGGAGGATTTGCGCTCGTGGCTGTCGGCGCAAGATCCGGCGAAGGTGATGACGGTTCTTGTCGGGGCAGCGTCGCGCACCGCAAATGCACGGACCTCCCTCGCGGACGCTCAAGCGCTGCGGCGTGAGGTGAATCCGAGCTTGGCGCTGGGCGGTGTGGCGATCCCTGAGCGCCATAGTCGGCGTGACGATGAGCACTTGCGGCTCCTTGCCAAGCAGGACGCTGGGTGTCGGTTCTTCGTGACTCAGGTCGTCTACGACCTCAACGCGGCGAAGAACCTCATCTCCGACTACCACTATGAGTGCGAGGCGCGAGGGATCGCAGCAGCGCCTTTCGTCTTCACGTTCTCGGTGTGCGGATCGATGAAGACGCTCGAATTTCTCCGGTGGCTCGGCGTCGATGTCCCGAGATGGATTGAGAATGATCTAAAGCACGCCGCCGACCCACTCGAAGCCTCCCATCAGCAGGCGCTCGCGACAGCAACCGAACTCATGGCCTACTGCCGCACACTGGGTGTGCCCTTCGGGATCAATGTCGAGAGCGTCTCGATCAGGCGCGTCGAAATCGAAGCCGCAGTTCAACTTGCGCAAGAGCTTCGAACGCAACTCAAGCCCTGA